Proteins encoded within one genomic window of Kibdelosporangium phytohabitans:
- a CDS encoding RNA degradosome polyphosphate kinase: MSTENNDQPPAPAPPPPPNRPERPERSAPSAPPAATTASAAVDGLPDDRYFNRELSWLDFNARVLALAEDESQPLLERAKFLAIFASNLDEFYMVRVAGLKRRRETGLSVRSADGLTPREQLAYIAKRNQELVEQHASAFEQRIRPELAQRGIRIVRWAELEDDDRRRLLVYFTEQIFPVLTPLAVDPAHPFPYISGLSLNLAVTVRDPEAGTERFARVKVPDNVPRLLQVQSNGDEWSATFLPLEDLIGAHLGELFTGMEVTEVHEFRVTRNADLEVEEDRDEDLLLALERELAQRRFGPPVRLEIASDMSEHMQELLLRELEVHPNDVVVINGLLDLSCLWQLHAVDRKDLKDAPFVPATHPAFAEHETPKSVFATLREGDVLVHHPYDSFSTSVQRFIEQAASDPHVLAIKQTLYRTSGDSPIVDALIDAAEAGKQVVALVEIKARFDEQANIKWARALEKAGVHVVYGLVGLKTHCKTSLVVRQEGSTIRRYCHIGTGNYNPKTARLYEDIGLLTAEPSIGADLTDLFNVLTGYARQNTYRSLLVAPHGIRRGIVERIEQEIEFARAGKPAGIRFKVNSLVDEQVIDALYRASQAGVPVDVVVRGICALKPGIDGLSENIEVRSILGRFLEHSRVFHFVGCGEHWIGSADMMHRNLDRRVEVQVPVRNPRLVKQLDAMFDSALDPGTRCWVLQPDGEWEPAPQGSDQVRDHQREMIALHGAQG, translated from the coding sequence GTGAGCACCGAAAACAACGACCAGCCACCAGCGCCAGCGCCGCCGCCCCCACCGAACCGGCCGGAACGGCCGGAACGGAGCGCGCCGTCGGCACCACCGGCGGCGACGACCGCGTCGGCGGCCGTCGACGGGCTGCCTGACGACCGGTACTTCAACCGGGAACTGTCCTGGTTGGACTTCAACGCCCGGGTGCTCGCGCTGGCCGAGGACGAGTCGCAGCCGCTGCTCGAACGGGCCAAGTTCCTCGCGATCTTCGCGTCCAACCTCGACGAGTTCTACATGGTCCGCGTCGCCGGGCTCAAGCGCCGCAGGGAGACCGGGCTGTCGGTGCGCAGCGCCGACGGGCTGACCCCGCGCGAACAGCTGGCCTACATCGCCAAACGCAACCAGGAGCTCGTCGAGCAGCACGCCTCCGCGTTCGAGCAGCGCATCCGCCCTGAGCTGGCGCAGCGCGGCATCCGCATCGTGCGCTGGGCGGAGCTGGAGGACGACGACAGGCGACGCCTGCTCGTCTACTTCACCGAGCAGATCTTCCCGGTGCTCACACCGCTCGCGGTCGACCCGGCGCACCCCTTCCCGTACATCTCGGGGCTCTCGCTCAACCTCGCGGTGACCGTGCGGGACCCCGAGGCCGGCACCGAGCGGTTCGCCAGGGTGAAGGTGCCCGACAACGTGCCGAGACTGCTCCAGGTGCAGTCCAATGGGGACGAATGGAGCGCCACGTTCCTGCCGTTGGAGGATCTGATCGGGGCCCATCTCGGTGAGTTGTTCACCGGAATGGAAGTCACCGAGGTGCATGAGTTTCGGGTGACCCGGAACGCGGACCTGGAAGTGGAGGAGGACCGCGACGAGGATCTGCTGCTGGCGCTGGAACGCGAACTGGCGCAGCGCCGGTTCGGCCCGCCGGTGCGGCTGGAGATCGCCAGCGACATGAGCGAGCACATGCAGGAGCTGCTGCTGCGTGAGCTGGAGGTGCACCCGAACGACGTCGTGGTCATCAACGGCCTGCTGGACTTGTCCTGCCTGTGGCAGCTGCATGCCGTTGACCGCAAGGACCTCAAGGACGCGCCGTTCGTGCCCGCGACACACCCCGCCTTCGCCGAACACGAGACGCCCAAGAGCGTGTTCGCGACGCTGCGGGAAGGCGACGTGCTGGTGCACCACCCGTACGACTCCTTCTCGACGAGTGTGCAACGTTTCATCGAGCAGGCGGCCAGCGATCCGCACGTGCTCGCGATCAAACAGACCCTGTACCGGACATCGGGTGATTCGCCCATTGTGGACGCGCTGATCGACGCGGCCGAGGCGGGCAAGCAGGTCGTCGCGCTCGTCGAGATCAAGGCCCGTTTCGACGAGCAGGCGAACATCAAGTGGGCGCGTGCGCTGGAGAAGGCGGGCGTGCACGTGGTGTACGGCCTGGTCGGCCTGAAGACGCACTGCAAGACCTCGCTCGTGGTGCGCCAGGAGGGTTCGACGATCCGCCGTTACTGCCACATCGGGACGGGCAACTACAACCCGAAGACCGCGCGGCTCTACGAGGACATCGGCCTGCTCACAGCCGAACCGTCGATCGGCGCGGACCTGACCGATCTGTTCAACGTGCTGACCGGATACGCACGGCAGAACACGTACCGCAGTCTTCTGGTGGCACCACACGGAATCCGCCGCGGCATCGTCGAGCGGATCGAACAGGAGATCGAATTCGCCCGTGCGGGCAAGCCGGCAGGCATCCGGTTCAAGGTGAACTCGTTGGTGGACGAGCAGGTCATCGACGCGCTGTACCGGGCGTCGCAGGCCGGTGTTCCGGTCGACGTGGTGGTGCGCGGGATCTGCGCGCTCAAGCCGGGCATCGACGGACTGAGCGAGAACATCGAGGTCCGGTCGATCCTCGGCCGGTTCCTCGAGCACTCCAGGGTGTTCCACTTCGTCGGCTGCGGCGAGCACTGGATCGGCAGCGCCGACATGATGCACCGCAATCTGGACCGCCGCGTCGAAGTCCAGGTCCCGGTCCGCAATCCCCGCTTGGTAAAACAATTGGACGCCATGTTCGATTCGGCGCTCGATCCGGGCACCAGGTGCTGGGTGTTGCAGCCGGACGGGGAATGGGAACCCGCCCCGCAGGGCAGCGACCAGGTCCGCGACCACCAACGGGAAATGATCGCCCTGCACGGGGCACAAGGCTGA
- a CDS encoding NUDIX hydrolase, with protein MSHGSIAAAGAVAWRDGAVAVVHRPRYDDWTLPKGKLDSGETAPMAAVRELAEETGFRVVLGRHLNTVRYSVRGAPKHVDYFAARAVDGAFEPNDEVDRMRWLAPARAREILTYPQDVAVLDEFVRLPPQTTTVLLVRHAKAGKREDWSGADIDRPLSPAGLRQAAALRDLLPLFGADRMYSAPPARCVQTIAGLAADLGRTVRIEPSLGELRYSGDPAAAVAALREIAGGEGIAVVSSQGGVIPGLISAYARDSGLDLPEVRAKKGSLVVLTFVQPGLGLVSADYYPSPLPKP; from the coding sequence GTGTCACACGGTTCAATCGCGGCGGCAGGCGCGGTCGCGTGGCGGGACGGGGCGGTCGCGGTCGTGCACCGTCCCCGCTACGACGACTGGACGCTGCCGAAAGGGAAACTCGACAGCGGTGAAACGGCGCCGATGGCCGCGGTCAGGGAACTGGCCGAGGAGACCGGGTTCCGCGTCGTGCTCGGCAGGCACCTGAACACCGTTCGCTATTCGGTGCGCGGGGCGCCCAAACACGTGGACTACTTCGCCGCCCGGGCGGTGGACGGGGCGTTCGAACCGAACGACGAGGTCGACCGGATGCGCTGGCTGGCACCGGCGCGAGCACGCGAAATCCTCACTTATCCACAGGATGTCGCGGTGCTCGACGAGTTCGTCCGGCTGCCACCGCAAACCACGACTGTGCTGCTCGTACGGCATGCGAAGGCCGGGAAACGGGAAGACTGGAGCGGCGCGGATATCGACCGCCCGCTCTCGCCTGCCGGTCTGCGGCAGGCGGCGGCGCTGCGGGACTTGTTGCCGCTTTTCGGCGCCGACCGAATGTATTCGGCGCCGCCCGCGCGGTGCGTGCAGACGATTGCGGGCCTGGCCGCGGATCTGGGTAGGACGGTCCGGATCGAGCCGTCGCTCGGTGAACTGCGGTATTCGGGTGATCCGGCCGCCGCGGTGGCGGCGCTGCGGGAAATCGCTGGTGGCGAGGGGATCGCGGTGGTGTCCAGCCAGGGCGGCGTGATCCCCGGCCTGATCTCGGCCTATGCCAGGGATTCAGGCCTTGACCTGCCGGAAGTCCGGGCGAAGAAGGGCAGTCTGGTGGTGCTGACGTTCGTCCAACCGGGACTTGGCCTGGTTTCGGCCGATTACTATCCCAGTCCACTCCCCAAGCCCTGA
- a CDS encoding HU family DNA-binding protein, which yields MNKAQLIEALTERLGDKKTAGAAVDGLVDVIVRTVNKGEKVNITGFGVFEKRARAARTARNPRTGETVKVKKTNVPAFRPGTGFKEVVSGAKKLPKVAAAKSATSRSTGTTTRAAATRSTTSTRTRAAAATTTARKTAAAKPAATKAAAKPAAAKTTTTRRAAAKPAAAKTTAKAPAKKTSAAAAKKPSTRKK from the coding sequence GTGAACAAGGCCCAGCTCATCGAGGCGCTCACGGAACGCCTGGGCGACAAGAAGACCGCAGGCGCTGCGGTCGACGGTCTCGTCGACGTGATCGTTCGCACGGTCAACAAGGGCGAGAAGGTCAACATCACCGGCTTCGGTGTTTTCGAGAAGCGCGCCCGCGCAGCGCGGACCGCGCGCAACCCGCGCACCGGTGAGACCGTGAAGGTCAAGAAGACCAACGTCCCAGCGTTCCGGCCGGGCACCGGCTTCAAAGAGGTTGTGAGCGGCGCGAAGAAGCTGCCGAAGGTGGCCGCCGCCAAGTCGGCGACCAGCCGCAGCACCGGCACCACCACGCGTGCCGCTGCCACTCGCAGCACGACTTCGACTCGTACGCGCGCAGCAGCCGCGACGACGACCGCCCGCAAGACGGCGGCCGCCAAGCCGGCCGCCACCAAGGCGGCCGCGAAGCCGGCAGCAGCGAAGACCACGACCACGCGTCGTGCCGCTGCGAAGCCTGCTGCCGCCAAGACGACTGCCAAGGCTCCGGCGAAGAAGACCTCCGCCGCGGCTGCCAAGAAGCCGTCGACCCGCAAGAAGTAA
- the leuD gene encoding 3-isopropylmalate dehydratase small subunit, with protein sequence MEPFTKHTGVGVPLRRSNVDTDQIIPAVYLKRVSKTGFEDGLFAAWRQDEQFILNQEPYRAGSVLVAGPDFGTGSSREHAVWALSNYGFRAVISARFADIFRGNAGKQGLLAAQCEQHDVEQLWKLLEAEPGTEVTVDLREKLVTAKEFTAPFTIDDYTRWRLLEGLDDIALTLRHAGAIDSFEASRPVWKPSTTLA encoded by the coding sequence ATGGAGCCTTTCACCAAGCACACGGGGGTCGGCGTACCCCTCCGCAGGTCCAACGTGGACACGGACCAGATCATCCCGGCCGTCTACCTCAAGCGGGTCAGCAAGACCGGTTTCGAGGACGGTCTGTTCGCCGCGTGGCGGCAGGACGAGCAGTTCATCCTCAACCAGGAGCCCTACCGCGCGGGCAGCGTCCTGGTGGCCGGTCCGGACTTCGGCACGGGCTCGTCGCGCGAGCACGCCGTCTGGGCGCTGTCCAACTACGGCTTCCGGGCCGTCATCTCCGCCCGGTTCGCCGACATCTTCCGCGGCAACGCGGGCAAGCAGGGTCTGCTCGCGGCCCAGTGCGAACAGCACGACGTGGAGCAGCTGTGGAAGCTGCTCGAGGCCGAGCCGGGCACGGAAGTGACCGTCGACCTGCGGGAAAAGCTTGTCACAGCCAAGGAGTTCACCGCCCCGTTCACCATCGACGACTACACCCGTTGGCGCCTCTTGGAAGGGTTGGACGACATCGCGCTGACTCTTCGACACGCCGGAGCCATCGATTCGTTCGAGGCTTCCCGACCCGTCTGGAAGCCGTCCACAACCCTTGCCTGA
- the leuC gene encoding 3-isopropylmalate dehydratase large subunit gives MGHTLAEKVWNSHVVRRGEGDEPDLLYIDLHLIHEVTSPQAFDGLRQAGRPVRRTDLTVATEDHNVPTVDVQLPIADPVSRTQVETLRRNCAEFGVPLYQMGHDEQGIVHVIGPQLGLTQPGMTVVCGDSHTSTHGAFGAMAFGIGTSEVEHVLATQTLPLKPFKTMAINVAGSLRPGVTAKDIILAVIAKIGTGGGQGYVLEYRGSAIEELSMEARMTVCNMSIEAGARAGLIAPDETTFAYLKGRKHAPRDADWDAAVADWKQLRTDDDAVFDAEVDLDADDLTPYVTWGTNPGQGLPLSGNVPDPERIADENERAAAEKALSYMDLEPGTPLREIQVDTVFLGSCTNGRIEDLRAAADVLRGHKVATGVRMLVVPGSMRVREAAESEGLHEVFLSAGAEWRSAGCSMCLGMNPDQLKPGERSASTSNRNFEGRQGKGGRTHLVSPLVAAATAVRGTLSSPEDLLAVSSTGTAGTD, from the coding sequence ATGGGCCACACGCTCGCTGAGAAGGTGTGGAACTCACATGTCGTACGGCGAGGTGAGGGCGACGAGCCGGATCTGCTGTACATCGACCTGCACCTGATCCACGAAGTCACCAGCCCGCAGGCGTTCGACGGGCTGCGTCAGGCGGGCCGCCCGGTCCGCCGCACCGATCTCACTGTCGCCACCGAGGATCACAACGTCCCCACGGTCGACGTCCAGCTGCCGATCGCCGACCCCGTGTCGCGCACGCAGGTTGAGACGCTTCGTCGCAACTGTGCCGAGTTCGGTGTCCCGCTCTACCAGATGGGCCACGACGAACAGGGCATCGTGCACGTCATCGGCCCGCAGCTCGGGCTCACCCAGCCGGGGATGACCGTGGTGTGCGGCGACAGCCACACCTCCACGCACGGCGCGTTCGGCGCGATGGCGTTCGGCATCGGCACGTCCGAGGTCGAGCACGTGCTCGCCACGCAGACGCTTCCGCTCAAGCCGTTCAAGACGATGGCCATCAACGTCGCCGGGTCGCTCCGGCCCGGTGTCACCGCCAAGGACATCATCCTCGCCGTCATCGCGAAGATCGGCACCGGCGGCGGACAGGGATATGTATTGGAATATCGGGGTAGCGCCATCGAGGAGCTGTCGATGGAAGCCCGGATGACCGTGTGCAACATGTCCATCGAAGCCGGTGCGCGCGCCGGTCTGATCGCGCCGGACGAAACGACGTTCGCGTACCTGAAGGGGCGCAAGCACGCCCCGCGGGACGCCGACTGGGATGCCGCGGTGGCCGACTGGAAGCAGCTGCGCACCGATGATGACGCTGTCTTCGACGCCGAGGTGGACCTCGACGCCGACGACCTGACCCCGTACGTGACGTGGGGCACCAACCCCGGTCAGGGCCTGCCGTTGTCCGGGAACGTCCCCGACCCGGAGCGGATCGCCGACGAGAACGAGCGCGCCGCCGCCGAGAAGGCCCTGTCCTACATGGACCTCGAGCCGGGCACCCCGCTGCGGGAGATCCAGGTCGACACCGTGTTCCTCGGATCCTGCACCAACGGGCGGATCGAGGACCTGCGGGCGGCCGCCGACGTGCTGCGCGGGCACAAAGTCGCCACCGGGGTCCGGATGCTCGTGGTCCCCGGCTCGATGCGCGTCCGCGAGGCCGCCGAGTCCGAGGGGCTGCACGAGGTTTTCCTGTCCGCCGGTGCCGAGTGGCGCTCCGCGGGCTGCTCGATGTGCCTTGGCATGAACCCGGACCAGCTCAAGCCGGGCGAGCGCAGCGCATCGACATCAAATCGCAACTTTGAGGGCAGGCAGGGCAAGGGCGGGCGCACGCACCTGGTCTCCCCGTTGGTCGCCGCGGCGACCGCCGTTCGCGGAACCCTGTCCTCTCCCGAGGACCTGCTCGCAGTCTCCAGCACTGGCACCGCAGGCACGGACTGA
- a CDS encoding IclR family transcriptional regulator, with protein MGQHSGIGVLDKAMAVLQAVAKEPCGLAELCTKTGLPRATAHRLAVGLEVHRLLRRGSDGRWRPGAALSELAGGATDPLLDAANAVLPRLRDITGESVQLYRRDGMHRICVCSAEPPSGLRDTVPVGARLPMTAGSGAKVLAAWADPGTQRALLNDAVFGERALLEVRRRGWAQSVAEREPGVASVSAPVRDGAGNVVAAVSVSGPIDRMGRRPGSRWAADLLAAADALHNRL; from the coding sequence GTGGGACAGCATAGCGGAATCGGGGTACTGGACAAGGCAATGGCGGTGCTGCAGGCCGTTGCCAAGGAACCCTGTGGTCTGGCGGAACTCTGCACGAAAACCGGACTGCCCAGGGCGACGGCGCACCGGCTGGCGGTGGGCCTCGAGGTGCATCGCTTGCTGCGCCGGGGATCCGACGGGCGCTGGCGCCCGGGAGCGGCCCTCTCGGAACTGGCGGGAGGAGCAACGGACCCCCTGCTGGACGCGGCGAACGCGGTACTGCCCCGGCTGAGGGACATAACCGGGGAGAGCGTCCAGCTCTACCGCCGGGACGGAATGCACAGAATCTGCGTCTGTTCGGCGGAACCCCCCTCGGGCCTGCGCGACACGGTGCCAGTAGGAGCCCGCCTCCCGATGACAGCGGGCTCAGGAGCGAAAGTCCTGGCGGCATGGGCAGACCCGGGAACCCAGCGAGCACTGCTGAACGACGCGGTATTCGGTGAGCGAGCCCTCCTGGAAGTCCGCCGCCGAGGCTGGGCGCAAAGCGTGGCAGAGCGGGAGCCGGGAGTAGCAAGCGTCTCGGCCCCTGTCCGGGACGGAGCAGGAAACGTCGTAGCGGCAGTGTCGGTCTCAGGCCCGATAGACAGGATGGGCCGCCGCCCAGGTTCCCGTTGGGCAGCGGACCTACTGGCAGCAGCCGACGCCCTCCACAACCGCCTCTGA
- a CDS encoding HAD family hydrolase, producing MASALELRSERERPVGKPPEIAAVCLDIDDTLVDFTSAARSALFTLIGRDDMWPAWQHTTDEYVARAVAGELDPTTMRMQRTKAFLTDMGVLLDDETVQVLEDRRLTEMNRGWQLFADALPCLDWMRAAGLKLAAVTNASGPAQRDKLAGLGLTRFFDAVVIAGEVGVAKPDPEIFHTACQELHVEPSSAVHVGDRLDLDAIGARDAGLHAVWLNREDDEADERTPQDVQVIGDLTELPSLLVSEYVTPSMGVPQPRG from the coding sequence ATGGCATCAGCGCTGGAGTTGCGGTCGGAGCGGGAAAGACCGGTTGGGAAACCACCGGAAATCGCAGCGGTCTGCCTGGACATCGACGACACCCTCGTTGATTTCACCTCGGCGGCGCGATCCGCATTATTCACGCTGATCGGCCGGGACGACATGTGGCCGGCATGGCAGCACACGACAGACGAGTACGTGGCGAGAGCGGTGGCGGGCGAACTCGACCCGACGACCATGCGCATGCAACGAACCAAGGCATTCCTGACCGACATGGGCGTCCTGCTGGACGACGAGACAGTGCAGGTGCTGGAAGACCGGCGGCTGACAGAGATGAACAGGGGCTGGCAGCTCTTCGCCGACGCCCTGCCGTGCCTGGACTGGATGAGGGCGGCGGGTCTGAAGCTCGCGGCTGTGACGAACGCCTCCGGCCCGGCCCAACGGGACAAGCTGGCAGGACTCGGCCTGACCCGCTTCTTCGACGCGGTGGTGATCGCGGGGGAAGTGGGGGTGGCGAAGCCGGATCCGGAGATCTTCCACACCGCCTGCCAGGAACTACACGTGGAGCCGAGCAGCGCGGTGCACGTCGGCGACCGGCTCGACCTCGACGCGATCGGAGCGAGGGACGCGGGCCTGCACGCGGTGTGGCTGAACAGGGAAGACGACGAAGCCGACGAGCGGACCCCGCAGGACGTCCAGGTCATCGGGGACCTGACCGAGCTGCCGTCGCTGCTCGTCAGCGAGTACGTGACCCCGTCGATGGGGGTCCCGCAGCCGCGTGGATGA
- the gltX gene encoding glutamate--tRNA ligase: protein MNTTSLAGVRVRFCPSPTGTPHVGLIRTALFNWAFARHHGGELVFRIEDTDASRDSEESYNAIIDALNWLGIDWDEGPEVGGDHGPYRQSQRGEIYTDVARRLLEAGELYESFSTPDEVDERRRAAGQDTKLGYDNFDRNTTGEQKAAFRAQGREPVLRLRMPDEDITFADHIRGEVTFKAGSVPDPVLVRANGAPLYTLTNPVDDALMRITHILRGEDLLPSTPRQIALFQALKRIGVAESIPDYAHLPLVRGEGNRKLSKRDPESNLFTYRERGFLPEGMLNYLALLGWAIAEDRDIFSMSEMVQAFDIGKVSSNPARFDLKKAEAINATHLRALTQDDFVNRTLPYLAAADLVAAKPADEQVALFTAAAPLIQERLVVLSDAVGMVRFLFQSEEDFAPEPDSAAKALGEDAKPVLDAALAVLEPLTDWTTPAIEEALKGALIDGLGLKPRKAFAPVRVAVTGRTVSPPLYESMELLGKERTLTRVRHARNT, encoded by the coding sequence ATGAACACGACATCGCTCGCGGGCGTGAGAGTCCGCTTCTGCCCGTCCCCGACGGGGACCCCGCACGTCGGGCTGATCCGCACCGCCCTGTTCAACTGGGCCTTCGCCCGGCACCACGGCGGCGAACTGGTCTTCCGGATCGAGGACACCGATGCCTCACGGGATTCCGAGGAGAGCTACAACGCGATCATCGACGCGTTGAACTGGCTCGGCATCGACTGGGACGAGGGGCCCGAGGTCGGCGGCGACCACGGCCCGTACCGGCAAAGCCAGCGCGGCGAGATCTACACCGATGTGGCCCGCCGCCTGCTGGAAGCGGGCGAGTTGTACGAGTCGTTCTCCACGCCGGACGAAGTCGACGAGCGCCGCAGAGCCGCCGGGCAGGACACCAAGCTCGGCTACGACAACTTCGACAGGAACACCACCGGCGAGCAGAAGGCCGCGTTCCGCGCGCAAGGCCGTGAACCGGTGCTGCGGCTGCGGATGCCCGACGAGGACATCACGTTCGCCGACCACATCCGCGGGGAGGTGACGTTCAAGGCCGGCAGCGTGCCCGACCCCGTGCTGGTCAGGGCGAACGGTGCCCCGCTGTACACGCTGACCAACCCGGTCGACGACGCGCTGATGCGCATCACGCACATCCTGCGCGGCGAGGACCTGCTCCCGTCGACCCCCCGGCAGATCGCGCTTTTCCAGGCGCTCAAGCGGATCGGCGTCGCCGAGTCCATTCCGGACTACGCGCACCTGCCGCTGGTCAGGGGCGAGGGCAACCGCAAGCTGTCCAAGCGGGATCCGGAGTCGAACCTCTTCACCTACCGGGAGCGGGGATTCCTGCCGGAGGGGATGCTGAACTACCTGGCGCTGCTCGGCTGGGCCATCGCCGAGGACCGGGACATCTTCAGCATGTCGGAGATGGTGCAGGCGTTCGACATCGGCAAGGTCAGCTCGAACCCGGCGCGCTTCGACCTGAAGAAGGCCGAAGCCATCAACGCCACGCACCTGCGCGCGTTGACCCAGGACGACTTCGTCAACCGCACGCTGCCGTACCTCGCGGCCGCGGATCTGGTCGCGGCGAAGCCAGCCGACGAGCAGGTCGCGCTGTTCACCGCGGCGGCGCCGCTGATCCAGGAACGCCTGGTCGTGCTGTCCGACGCGGTCGGCATGGTCCGGTTCCTGTTCCAATCCGAAGAGGACTTCGCGCCGGAGCCGGACTCCGCGGCCAAAGCACTGGGCGAGGACGCGAAACCGGTGCTGGACGCGGCACTGGCCGTGCTCGAGCCGTTGACCGACTGGACTACACCGGCCATCGAGGAAGCCTTGAAGGGCGCGCTGATCGACGGACTGGGTCTCAAGCCCCGTAAGGCCTTCGCTCCCGTACGCGTCGCCGTGACCGGCCGGACGGTGTCACCGCCGCTGTACGAGTCGATGGAGTTGCTCGGTAAGGAGCGCACCCTCACCCGCGTGAGGCATGCCCGTAACACCTGA
- a CDS encoding FAD-dependent oxidoreductase: protein MERTTCAIVGGGPAGMVLGLMLARAGIAVTVLEKHGDFLRDFRGDTVHASTIRLIDELGLGREFRELPQSRLQTIGFPSDDGMYVIGDVGKLREPYNYIAMVPQWDLLNLLADAGRTEPTYTLRMNTEVTGLLRRDSKVIGVRYRTADGVEGELHADLTVACDGRTSLLREQAGLVPEQFPVPLDAWWFRLPRREDESGVAGSLRLGFADGNMALAITREGFYQVALLAQKGIDPRLRAEGLEAFRERIRRAMPWLADRVGAIKSMDDVKMLDVKVNRLHQWHTDGLLCIGDAAHAMSPIGGIGINLAVQDATATARLLAEPLRQGRVGEADLAKVRRRRWLPMVVAQGLQRLLHRAVLEPVLTGKRNTYPRGPALATRLFPPLRAVPAYVVAIGVRPEHAPDFARRV, encoded by the coding sequence ATGGAGCGCACGACCTGCGCGATCGTCGGGGGCGGACCGGCCGGCATGGTCCTCGGTCTGATGCTGGCCAGGGCCGGGATCGCGGTGACGGTGCTGGAGAAGCACGGCGACTTCCTGCGCGACTTCCGGGGCGACACCGTGCACGCGTCGACGATCAGGCTGATCGACGAGCTCGGCCTCGGCCGCGAGTTCCGCGAACTGCCGCAGTCGAGGCTGCAGACGATCGGCTTCCCCAGCGACGACGGGATGTACGTGATCGGGGACGTCGGCAAGCTGCGTGAGCCGTACAACTACATAGCGATGGTCCCGCAGTGGGACCTGCTGAACCTGCTCGCCGACGCGGGCCGGACCGAGCCCACGTACACACTGCGGATGAACACCGAGGTCACGGGCTTGCTCCGCCGTGATTCGAAGGTGATCGGGGTGCGTTATCGCACCGCGGACGGCGTGGAAGGAGAACTGCACGCCGACCTCACGGTGGCTTGTGACGGCCGAACTTCATTGCTTCGTGAACAAGCCGGGCTGGTCCCCGAGCAATTCCCGGTGCCGTTGGACGCGTGGTGGTTCCGGCTGCCCCGGCGCGAGGACGAATCCGGGGTCGCCGGATCTCTCCGGCTCGGGTTCGCCGACGGCAACATGGCGCTCGCGATCACCAGGGAAGGCTTTTACCAGGTGGCATTGCTGGCGCAAAAAGGGATTGATCCGCGACTGCGCGCCGAGGGACTCGAGGCGTTCAGGGAACGGATCCGCCGGGCCATGCCGTGGCTGGCCGACCGGGTCGGCGCCATTAAGAGCATGGACGACGTGAAAATGCTGGACGTCAAGGTGAACCGATTGCACCAGTGGCACACCGACGGCCTGCTCTGCATAGGTGACGCCGCGCACGCGATGTCCCCGATCGGCGGAATCGGTATCAACCTCGCGGTGCAGGACGCGACGGCGACGGCGAGACTTCTCGCGGAACCGCTACGTCAGGGCCGCGTCGGCGAGGCGGACCTGGCGAAGGTCCGGCGCCGCCGGTGGCTGCCGATGGTCGTGGCGCAGGGATTGCAGCGGCTGCTGCACCGCGCGGTGCTCGAACCCGTGCTGACAGGTAAGCGGAACACGTACCCGAGGGGACCGGCGCTCGCGACCCGGCTGTTCCCGCCGCTGCGCGCGGTGCCCGCCTACGTGGTGGCGATCGGGGTCCGTCCGGAGCACGCCCCGGACTTCGCCCGCAGAGTTTGA